One Triticum dicoccoides isolate Atlit2015 ecotype Zavitan chromosome 4B, WEW_v2.0, whole genome shotgun sequence genomic window carries:
- the LOC119294815 gene encoding DNA-directed RNA polymerase I subunit RPA12-like — protein MAFWQARDFLFCGVCGTLLDFNSHRYASCPLCGFKRKAKEIEGKETRYAVTAEDIRRELKIKPFVVLESAPNMDIVVQRSLTERACPECNHHELEYYTKQLRSADEGQTIFYECPECGHAFNENT, from the exons atggctttcTGGCAGGCGCGCGACTTCCTGTTCTGCGGCGTGTGCGGCACCCTCCTCGACTTCAACTCCCACCGCTACGCCTCCTGCCCTCTCTGCGGCTTCAAGCGCAAGGCCAAAG AGATCGAAGGGAAAGAAACTCGCTACGCGGTCACCGCGGAG GATATTAGAAGAGAGCTAAAGATAAAACCGTTTGTGGTTCTTGAATCGGCGCCGAATATGGACATAGTCGTGCAAAGATCCCTG ACAGAGCGAGCCTGTCCAGAATGCAACCATCATGAACTCGAATATTACACCAAGCAG CTTCGGTCGGCGGATGAGGGGCAGACTATCTTCTACGAGTGCCCGGAGTGCGGCCACGCATTCAACGAGAATACCTAA